From a region of the Roseivirga sp. 4D4 genome:
- a CDS encoding peptidylprolyl isomerase, translating into MRNRIFQILSAVCLTLIIASCGETKSSETPAAEGDDYLVTIKTSMGEMKAILYDETPKHKENFLKLVNDGFYDSLIFHRVINSFMIQGGDPESKNAPQGQPLGSGGPGYKIPAEFVPTLFHEKGALSAARQGDQVNPERESSGSQFYIVQGTVTPREQLEGTDQRKIISAFRECMQTYPESDLAKEYQAVLTENPGDNAAIQTKVESTLDRLTELTGRTFTMSEARIEAYSTIGGTPFLDDQYTVFGKVISGLDIVDNIASVQTAPGDRPLEDVRMFISVEVMPRAEIEEKYGYKYPVALEQ; encoded by the coding sequence ATGAGGAATAGAATATTTCAAATATTAAGCGCTGTATGCTTAACACTAATCATCGCGAGCTGTGGGGAGACAAAGTCTTCAGAGACGCCTGCTGCCGAAGGTGACGATTACTTGGTTACCATTAAAACCAGCATGGGTGAGATGAAAGCCATACTTTATGATGAAACTCCTAAGCACAAAGAGAACTTCCTAAAGCTTGTAAATGATGGTTTTTACGACAGTCTGATCTTTCACAGAGTGATCAACTCATTTATGATTCAGGGTGGAGACCCGGAGTCAAAAAATGCGCCACAAGGCCAGCCATTGGGTTCAGGTGGACCAGGATATAAAATTCCTGCAGAGTTTGTCCCGACACTTTTTCATGAAAAAGGCGCCTTATCTGCTGCAAGGCAAGGTGATCAGGTGAATCCTGAAAGGGAATCAAGTGGTAGTCAATTCTATATAGTTCAAGGTACTGTTACACCAAGAGAACAGCTTGAGGGAACCGATCAGAGAAAGATTATTTCTGCTTTCAGAGAGTGCATGCAGACTTACCCGGAAAGTGATCTCGCAAAAGAATATCAGGCCGTTTTGACGGAAAACCCTGGAGATAATGCTGCGATACAGACTAAGGTAGAATCAACACTTGATAGGTTGACTGAATTAACCGGAAGAACTTTTACCATGTCAGAAGCCCGTATTGAGGCATACTCGACAATTGGAGGCACACCATTTTTAGATGATCAGTATACTGTCTTCGGGAAGGTTATTTCTGGATTGGATATTGTAGACAACATAGCAAGCGTTCAAACAGCACCTGGCGATCGTCCATTGGAAGATGTGAGAATGTTCATTTCTGTGGAAGTAATGCCAAGAGCTGAGATCGAAGAGAAGTATGGTTATAAATACCCTGTAGCTTTGGAGCAGTAA
- the hemC gene encoding hydroxymethylbilane synthase → MTVRIGTRGSKLALWQAYNVQDKLQAAGHKTEIITIETKGDKILDVSIAKIGSKGVFTEEIEEQLANGGIDIAVHSAKDMQSTLPEGFELIAFMDREKASDVIISHQEGLEMTNDSDFLLGTSSTRRVATLKRFYPNIKTVAVRGNLQTRIRKMKEGACDALLLAYAGVHRMGYEDMIRKELSFDEFIPAVGQGSVAIEVHESIDAEKSSAIREVLNHVDTETCLKAERAFLKTVDGGCSIPVFARATLDGADLEIEGGIISLDGEERICYKLKGQSNQPFELGEQLAREVLSSGGERILRDIKNQIHEE, encoded by the coding sequence ATGACAGTACGAATCGGCACACGAGGAAGTAAACTGGCACTATGGCAAGCTTATAATGTCCAGGATAAGCTTCAAGCCGCGGGTCATAAGACTGAAATCATCACAATCGAGACGAAAGGTGATAAAATACTGGATGTTTCTATTGCCAAAATAGGTAGCAAAGGAGTCTTCACGGAGGAAATTGAGGAGCAGCTAGCCAATGGTGGAATTGACATTGCTGTGCATAGTGCCAAGGATATGCAATCTACTTTGCCCGAGGGTTTTGAGTTGATCGCCTTTATGGATCGTGAAAAAGCCAGTGACGTCATTATTAGTCATCAAGAGGGCTTAGAAATGACTAACGATTCTGACTTCCTACTAGGCACATCTTCCACACGCAGGGTGGCAACACTAAAGCGTTTTTATCCCAATATTAAGACAGTGGCTGTCAGAGGGAACCTTCAAACCAGAATTCGAAAAATGAAAGAAGGTGCTTGTGATGCGCTTCTTTTGGCTTATGCCGGAGTTCATCGAATGGGTTATGAAGATATGATAAGGAAGGAATTATCATTCGATGAGTTTATCCCTGCCGTGGGTCAAGGAAGTGTGGCGATTGAAGTGCATGAAAGCATTGATGCTGAGAAATCGAGTGCGATTAGAGAGGTTTTGAATCATGTAGATACTGAAACCTGTCTTAAAGCTGAAAGAGCCTTTTTGAAGACTGTTGATGGTGGATGTAGTATTCCAGTCTTCGCGCGGGCTACACTTGATGGAGCTGATCTTGAGATCGAAGGAGGCATCATTAGCTTGGATGGAGAAGAAAGAATTTGTTATAAACTCAAAGGGCAATCAAATCAACCCTTTGAATTAGGTGAACAACTCGCCAGAGAAGTATTATCTTCGGGCGGAGAAAGAATTTTGAGAGACATAAAAAATCAGATACATGAGGAATAG
- the rimK gene encoding 30S ribosomal protein S6--L-glutamate ligase, with protein MKVAVLSRNPELYSTRRLVEAIEARGHESMVIDHLKCDLVIESSGPAVYYQGEKLEDIDAIIPRIGASVTFYGTAVVRQFEMMGVFSASYSQAIVRSRDKLRSLQILSGAGLPMPKTAFTNYSKEEKSLIDHVGGAPVIIKLLEGTQGLGVVLAETRKAAQSVIEAFHGLKARIIVQEFIKEAKASDLRIFIVDGKVVGAMKRTGVEGEFRSNLHRGGSAEIVKLSRKEKSAAIKAARALGLSVAGVDMLQSSRGPLILEVNSSPGLEGIEKATEVDIAGEIVKYIEANQPKKRGVKSKLRTS; from the coding sequence ATGAAAGTAGCTGTATTGTCGAGAAATCCAGAACTGTATTCCACCAGAAGGCTTGTTGAAGCTATTGAAGCAAGGGGGCATGAATCTATGGTGATCGATCACTTGAAATGCGATTTGGTGATTGAGTCGAGTGGTCCTGCTGTTTACTACCAAGGGGAAAAGCTCGAGGATATTGATGCTATTATTCCTCGAATTGGCGCTTCAGTGACCTTTTATGGCACGGCAGTGGTAAGGCAATTTGAAATGATGGGCGTATTCAGTGCCTCTTATTCTCAGGCAATAGTAAGATCAAGAGATAAATTGAGAAGTTTACAGATTCTTTCTGGTGCTGGACTACCTATGCCCAAGACCGCATTTACCAACTATTCGAAAGAAGAAAAGAGCCTCATTGACCATGTCGGTGGTGCACCGGTGATCATTAAATTATTGGAGGGCACTCAGGGATTGGGCGTAGTGTTGGCAGAAACTCGCAAAGCTGCACAATCAGTAATCGAAGCATTTCATGGATTGAAGGCACGGATAATAGTACAAGAATTCATAAAAGAAGCTAAGGCTTCTGACCTCCGCATATTCATAGTGGATGGAAAAGTAGTAGGTGCCATGAAGCGCACTGGAGTCGAAGGTGAATTTAGAAGCAACCTGCACCGAGGTGGTTCAGCGGAGATCGTGAAATTGAGTCGAAAAGAGAAGTCTGCGGCCATTAAAGCGGCTCGTGCACTGGGACTGTCAGTTGCTGGAGTCGATATGCTTCAATCCAGTCGAGGCCCGCTAATACTAGAAGTGAACTCCTCGCCTGGGCTTGAAGGCATTGAAAAGGCAACTGAGGTAGATATTGCTGGAGAGATTGTCAAATACATCGAGGCAAATCAACCCAAGAAACGTGGCGTTAAATCAAAATTGAGAACCTCATGA
- a CDS encoding ATP-dependent zinc protease, whose translation MGEHLTIIGRQDIVDLPELNLVNVEAKVDTGAYTSSINCSRVSVKVIDGVKTLTFFISGSRIHEKKARKFTTTTFDQKKIRSSNGITESRYIINTYIILFGKKKKLELSLADRSKMKFPILLGRKFLTDRFIVDVSEKNLSYKLKGKK comes from the coding sequence ATGGGAGAGCACTTAACTATAATCGGCAGACAAGATATTGTTGATTTGCCCGAATTGAATTTAGTCAATGTAGAGGCTAAGGTAGATACGGGTGCCTACACCTCATCCATTAATTGCTCAAGAGTAAGTGTGAAGGTCATTGATGGAGTCAAAACGCTGACTTTTTTCATCTCAGGAAGCAGAATTCACGAGAAAAAGGCGAGAAAGTTTACAACCACGACATTTGATCAGAAGAAAATTCGCAGTTCAAATGGCATTACCGAAAGTCGATATATTATAAATACCTACATTATTCTTTTTGGAAAGAAGAAGAAGTTGGAATTGTCTTTGGCAGACCGAAGTAAGATGAAGTTCCCAATACTTTTGGGACGAAAATTTTTGACAGATAGGTTTATTGTAGACGTTAGTGAGAAGAACCTCTCATATAAGTTAAAAGGGAAGAAATGA
- a CDS encoding ATP-binding protein, with product MRFQDIPGLDSTKQKLVEAVASSHVAHAQLFAGTEGSANLAMALAFATYLNCENPSSTDSCGECSSCQKNAKFIHPDVNFIFPSAATTKLKREDATSEKFLNEWRVFLQDSVYGNVSDWSSHFGWENKLLMIPRQESRNIVKALSLKAFEGQFKVMIIWLPELMNTNAANGILKILEEPPEKTVFIMVSNDANKLLTTILSRTQQFRIPAFSDEEIKNAISSDGVSDERASQIAYMAEGSMRTALQMMDGEDNETQNYFKNWFRQCFTYNFTELISMADEFQKKGKDFQKELLGVGSSLMRESLIYTAQATEICRIPAEEEDFIQKFGKVFTPEKIMEVSPKLDEAQYHIERNANPKILFLDLSLTIAQIARA from the coding sequence ATGAGATTTCAAGACATTCCAGGCTTAGATTCGACTAAGCAAAAGTTGGTCGAAGCGGTTGCTTCGAGTCATGTTGCCCATGCGCAGCTGTTTGCAGGCACTGAAGGAAGTGCTAACCTGGCCATGGCATTAGCCTTTGCTACTTATTTGAATTGTGAGAACCCATCTTCTACCGACTCTTGTGGAGAATGCTCTTCTTGTCAAAAGAACGCTAAGTTCATTCACCCAGATGTGAACTTTATCTTTCCGTCTGCAGCTACCACCAAACTGAAAAGGGAGGATGCTACCAGCGAGAAATTCCTAAATGAATGGAGGGTGTTCCTCCAAGATTCAGTTTACGGTAACGTCTCCGATTGGAGTAGTCACTTTGGATGGGAGAATAAGCTTCTTATGATTCCTCGGCAAGAAAGCCGAAACATAGTCAAGGCCTTATCACTGAAAGCTTTTGAAGGACAATTTAAGGTAATGATCATTTGGTTGCCTGAGCTGATGAATACCAATGCGGCCAATGGCATACTGAAGATTTTGGAAGAACCACCGGAGAAAACGGTTTTTATAATGGTATCTAATGACGCTAACAAACTATTGACTACAATCCTCTCAAGGACACAACAGTTTAGGATACCGGCTTTTTCAGACGAAGAAATCAAGAATGCCATTTCCTCAGATGGTGTGTCTGATGAACGTGCTTCGCAAATCGCCTATATGGCCGAGGGTAGCATGCGTACAGCTTTACAAATGATGGATGGTGAGGACAACGAGACCCAGAACTATTTCAAAAACTGGTTCAGACAATGCTTCACTTATAACTTCACAGAATTGATCTCCATGGCAGATGAGTTTCAGAAAAAGGGGAAGGACTTTCAGAAAGAGTTATTAGGAGTAGGTTCTAGTCTAATGCGTGAATCATTGATTTACACTGCTCAGGCTACTGAAATTTGTAGAATACCTGCCGAGGAAGAGGACTTCATCCAGAAATTTGGTAAAGTATTCACCCCAGAAAAGATTATGGAGGTTTCCCCCAAATTAGATGAAGCGCAATACCATATAGAAAGGAATGCTAACCCTAAAATTCTCTTCCTTGATTTATCTCTAACGATTGCCCAAATTGCGCGAGCCTAA
- a CDS encoding GlmU family protein: protein MDINLYDPAEIRRSLLPFIFTRPVADIRIGILKISEKWEHFGFNVGFSTEAYLSDKFKRIGTSLSVNGSLCPNKDLVNGIRSLSEGQKLVSEGVTLATFGDGTEVIEYTDSIRLVANPWEIFQYNKEQILADFALITEGRASADITDPNTITYGAENIFIEEGATIKAAILNAEDGPIYIGKNAQVHEGTIIKGAFALCESSHVNMGAKIKGDTTIGPYSKVGGEISNSVIFGYSNKGHDGFLGNSVIGEWCNLGADTNTSNLKNNYAEVKLWNYESGRFANTGLQFCGLMMGDHAKCGINTMFNTGTVVGVGANVFGSGYPRNFVPSFAWGGASGLTTFQLRKFYEVAEAVMKRRSIELDDIDKDILSTIFENTAVYRIWEKKA, encoded by the coding sequence ATGGACATCAACCTCTACGATCCTGCTGAAATCAGAAGGAGCCTTCTGCCCTTCATTTTTACCAGACCTGTCGCGGATATTAGAATCGGGATTTTAAAAATCTCGGAAAAGTGGGAGCACTTTGGATTCAATGTTGGATTCTCCACTGAAGCCTATCTTTCCGACAAATTCAAAAGAATTGGAACATCCTTGAGCGTGAATGGTAGTTTATGTCCAAATAAGGATTTGGTCAATGGGATCCGATCCTTATCAGAGGGTCAGAAACTAGTTTCGGAAGGCGTAACGTTGGCCACATTCGGTGACGGAACCGAGGTCATTGAATACACCGATTCAATAAGGCTAGTTGCCAATCCTTGGGAAATTTTTCAATACAATAAAGAACAAATTCTAGCCGATTTTGCGCTGATTACCGAGGGCAGAGCATCTGCAGATATCACAGACCCGAATACCATTACCTATGGTGCTGAGAATATCTTTATTGAAGAAGGGGCCACTATCAAAGCGGCTATTCTCAATGCTGAGGATGGTCCTATCTACATAGGAAAAAATGCGCAGGTGCATGAAGGCACGATTATCAAGGGTGCCTTTGCGCTGTGCGAGAGCTCACATGTGAATATGGGCGCAAAGATCAAGGGCGACACAACGATCGGTCCTTACTCAAAAGTAGGAGGAGAAATCAGTAACTCGGTTATTTTCGGATATTCTAACAAGGGTCATGACGGGTTTTTGGGTAATTCGGTGATCGGTGAATGGTGTAATCTTGGAGCTGATACAAATACTTCCAATCTAAAGAATAACTACGCTGAGGTTAAGCTGTGGAACTACGAGTCAGGTAGGTTTGCCAATACGGGACTACAATTCTGTGGTTTGATGATGGGTGACCATGCCAAATGCGGTATCAATACCATGTTTAATACGGGTACGGTGGTCGGTGTAGGAGCCAATGTATTTGGTTCGGGGTATCCAAGAAACTTTGTGCCGTCCTTTGCCTGGGGCGGAGCTAGTGGATTGACCACTTTCCAGTTGCGGAAGTTTTACGAAGTTGCGGAAGCCGTAATGAAGCGCAGGAGTATTGAGCTGGATGATATTGATAAGGACATCTTGTCAACCATTTTCGAGAATACGGCCGTCTATAGAATTTGGGAGAAGAAAGCATGA
- a CDS encoding type B 50S ribosomal protein L31, whose amino-acid sequence MKKDIHPDYKPVVFYDTSSETKFMTQSTMTSGETIEWEDGNTYPLIKVEVSSASHPFYTGKKLFVDTAGRVEKFNKRYKKK is encoded by the coding sequence ATGAAAAAAGACATTCATCCTGACTATAAACCAGTTGTATTTTACGATACATCAAGCGAGACAAAGTTCATGACTCAGTCTACTATGACTTCAGGCGAGACTATCGAATGGGAAGATGGAAATACTTATCCTTTGATTAAAGTAGAGGTTTCTTCTGCTTCTCACCCTTTCTACACTGGTAAAAAGCTATTTGTGGATACAGCAGGTAGAGTTGAGAAATTCAACAAGAGATATAAGAAAAAATAG
- a CDS encoding capsule assembly Wzi family protein, translating to MKKLLILLVFLLTQGLVNAQSTFIPYNRDYYHLIDRFQIKYGNSENLLQTTFKPLRRVDVSNFLLGMKDQYDSLSPQDQFNYQYLMNDNWDWTNSPYNENDKSWWDLMYAKKSDFLTYGAENFTLRINPVIDFAVGNDPDVDRTLYTNTRGVEAQGMIDDKIGFYTFLTTTQTVFPNYVRDFILTKQAVPNEGFWKRDAEQYDLTHARGYFTFNVTNSIDVQAGYDKKFIGHGLRSMVLSDFSSPFLFGQINTRLGKFQYTNLFGQLTADIIFANPQSPGDGNYPRKYLSMHRLGVNVTKNLEIGVFETIISEEADINFFNPIVFYRAIEQQRGSPHNALLGLDFSYNFMNKFQFYGQFILDEFVIDALRSGDGDWRNKFGVQLGGKYIDAFDISNLDLQTEYNVARPYFYASETPALSYTNYRNPLAHPLGANFKEFVLSARYQPINKLYVTGKIIRSNFGEDENGLNYGGNLLNSTDDRIGNTGNTIGQGVATTNTYVELSGSYMLVQNLFVDLRTIYRNFDSALATRSASSFITMLSLRWNLPQRQHEF from the coding sequence ATGAAAAAGCTACTCATTCTGCTTGTGTTTCTGCTAACACAAGGGCTAGTCAATGCTCAAAGCACCTTTATTCCCTATAATCGAGATTATTATCATCTAATCGATCGGTTTCAAATTAAGTATGGCAACTCCGAGAATCTTCTTCAAACCACCTTCAAACCACTCCGCAGGGTAGATGTTTCAAATTTCTTACTGGGTATGAAGGACCAGTATGATAGCCTGTCACCACAAGATCAGTTCAACTATCAGTACTTGATGAATGACAATTGGGATTGGACGAATTCTCCTTATAACGAAAACGACAAATCATGGTGGGACTTGATGTATGCTAAGAAGTCTGATTTTCTGACCTATGGAGCAGAGAACTTTACACTCCGTATAAACCCAGTCATTGATTTTGCTGTAGGGAATGATCCCGATGTGGATAGAACACTATATACGAATACTAGAGGTGTAGAGGCTCAGGGAATGATTGATGATAAAATTGGCTTTTATACATTCCTTACAACCACTCAAACTGTTTTCCCAAATTATGTTAGGGACTTTATCTTAACAAAACAGGCTGTACCCAATGAAGGGTTTTGGAAAAGAGATGCTGAACAGTATGACCTAACGCATGCCAGAGGCTACTTCACCTTTAATGTCACTAATAGTATCGATGTTCAAGCAGGGTATGATAAAAAATTCATTGGGCATGGACTTAGATCAATGGTTTTATCCGACTTTTCTAGTCCGTTTCTTTTCGGGCAGATCAATACACGCCTAGGTAAATTTCAGTATACAAATCTCTTCGGTCAGTTGACCGCAGATATCATTTTCGCTAACCCTCAATCTCCAGGGGATGGCAATTATCCAAGAAAGTATCTCAGCATGCACCGACTAGGGGTAAACGTTACAAAAAACCTTGAAATAGGAGTTTTCGAAACAATCATCTCAGAAGAAGCTGATATAAATTTCTTTAACCCAATTGTCTTCTACAGAGCAATTGAACAACAACGTGGTAGTCCTCACAATGCACTACTAGGCTTAGACTTCAGCTACAACTTTATGAACAAGTTTCAATTCTATGGCCAGTTCATTTTAGATGAGTTTGTTATCGATGCTTTGAGAAGTGGCGATGGTGATTGGCGTAACAAATTCGGTGTGCAGTTGGGAGGCAAGTATATAGATGCTTTCGATATTTCAAATCTCGACCTGCAAACTGAGTACAATGTCGCAAGACCATATTTCTATGCTTCTGAAACACCCGCATTGAGTTATACCAATTATAGAAACCCCTTAGCACACCCTTTAGGAGCCAACTTTAAAGAATTTGTTCTTTCTGCCAGATACCAACCCATCAATAAGCTCTACGTTACAGGTAAGATCATTCGAAGCAATTTTGGCGAAGATGAAAATGGTCTTAACTATGGAGGTAATTTGTTGAACAGCACAGACGATCGGATTGGCAATACGGGTAATACCATTGGCCAGGGTGTGGCTACCACAAATACATATGTTGAGCTTTCCGGTTCTTACATGTTGGTTCAAAACCTTTTCGTAGACCTTAGGACTATATACCGCAACTTTGATAGTGCGTTGGCTACACGTTCGGCAAGTAGTTTCATTACTATGCTATCTCTTAGGTGGAATCTTCCACAACGGCAGCATGAATTCTGA
- a CDS encoding ABC transporter ATP-binding protein has translation MSTYGRIISYAKPYHRYFPQYVVFAFLAIIFGLFNLALLEPLFTVIFETKEEDELLKMGNTEGMSFGIDFLKASFYQKLIEFKESNGPQGALLYVSIIIGISALFSNLFTYISNVIMGYMRADLIEKIRNKVFNNTSKLHLGFFAGERKGDIMSRMTNDVQEIEVTLMSSIKVFFREPATIIVYLTFLFATSVQLTFFTLVFFPIMGFVISEIVKRLKKKAILSQESLGRIVNLMDEVFGGMRVIKAFNARDYVGGLFEKETKTYRKINVSMARKNELASPISQFLGILVVATLLVVGGNLVLNDETNLDGEGLLVYIIVFSQILNPAKSLSQSISSIQRGLASADRIFKLIDEKPQIEDSPQAQIKPSFDSDITFKDVGFVYDKEPVLSDINLTVEKGQTIALVGSSGAGKSTLADLVPRFYDTTLGEISIDGTPIKDIEVNSLRNLMGIVTQESILFNDSVASNIAFAMPNANKEDIIKAAKIANAHDFIMALEEGYDSSVGERGGKLSGGQRQRISIARAIMKNPPILILDEATSALDTESEKLVQEALTNLMKNRTSIVIAHRLSTIQHADLILVMENGRIVERGSHEELITQKGIYHKLINMQSV, from the coding sequence ATGAGTACTTACGGTCGGATTATTTCATACGCCAAGCCTTATCACAGGTACTTTCCTCAATATGTAGTTTTTGCCTTCTTGGCAATCATTTTTGGGCTGTTCAATCTGGCACTACTCGAACCTTTATTCACGGTAATTTTTGAGACAAAAGAGGAGGACGAGCTACTTAAAATGGGCAATACCGAGGGGATGAGTTTTGGCATTGATTTTTTAAAAGCATCCTTCTACCAAAAGCTCATAGAGTTTAAGGAAAGCAATGGCCCTCAGGGTGCACTACTCTATGTAAGCATCATCATCGGTATTTCTGCTTTATTCTCAAACCTCTTTACCTATATCTCAAATGTTATTATGGGATATATGAGGGCCGATTTAATTGAAAAGATTCGTAACAAGGTTTTCAATAACACTTCCAAACTTCACCTGGGTTTCTTTGCCGGGGAAAGGAAAGGAGACATCATGTCTAGAATGACCAATGATGTTCAAGAAATTGAAGTAACACTAATGAGCTCCATCAAGGTGTTTTTTAGAGAACCTGCGACCATTATAGTATACCTCACTTTTTTGTTTGCTACTTCTGTCCAACTAACATTCTTCACCTTAGTCTTCTTTCCCATCATGGGCTTCGTTATTTCCGAAATTGTGAAAAGGCTAAAGAAAAAGGCGATTCTTAGTCAGGAAAGTTTGGGTAGAATTGTCAACCTAATGGATGAAGTCTTTGGAGGAATGCGCGTGATCAAAGCCTTTAATGCCAGAGATTATGTAGGTGGCCTTTTTGAAAAGGAAACTAAAACCTATCGCAAGATTAATGTATCCATGGCCCGCAAAAACGAGTTGGCCTCCCCGATCTCTCAGTTTCTGGGGATCCTTGTGGTAGCTACTCTCTTGGTGGTTGGTGGTAATCTCGTATTGAATGATGAAACCAATCTAGACGGAGAAGGTCTTCTGGTTTATATTATCGTCTTTAGCCAAATCTTGAATCCAGCAAAAAGCCTTTCCCAATCTATCAGTAGCATTCAAAGGGGTTTGGCATCAGCAGATCGAATTTTCAAGCTGATCGATGAAAAGCCTCAAATTGAGGATAGCCCTCAAGCTCAAATCAAACCCTCGTTTGATTCAGATATCACATTTAAAGACGTAGGTTTTGTCTATGACAAGGAGCCTGTTCTTTCAGATATTAACCTCACGGTTGAAAAGGGACAAACTATTGCATTAGTCGGATCATCAGGAGCAGGAAAATCGACATTAGCAGATTTAGTTCCCAGGTTTTATGATACTACTCTGGGCGAAATCAGCATAGATGGAACCCCAATCAAAGACATCGAAGTAAATTCATTAAGAAACTTAATGGGGATAGTGACTCAAGAATCCATACTCTTTAATGATTCTGTGGCCAGCAATATCGCCTTTGCCATGCCGAACGCGAATAAAGAAGACATCATAAAAGCGGCAAAAATTGCCAACGCTCATGACTTTATTATGGCCCTAGAAGAAGGTTATGATTCATCGGTGGGAGAACGTGGTGGTAAGCTTTCAGGCGGTCAAAGGCAGAGGATCAGCATCGCCCGGGCGATTATGAAAAACCCTCCTATCCTTATTCTTGATGAGGCTACATCGGCACTAGATACTGAATCAGAAAAGCTGGTTCAGGAGGCGTTGACGAATCTTATGAAGAACCGAACGTCCATTGTAATTGCCCATCGATTGAGTACAATTCAGCATGCAGACCTTATTTTGGTCATGGAGAATGGTAGGATTGTTGAAAGAGGCAGTCATGAGGAATTAATCACGCAAAAAGGCATCTATCACAAGTTGATCAACATGCAATCTGTTTAG
- the lpcA gene encoding D-sedoheptulose 7-phosphate isomerase, with product MNNQQLILEELKEAAKVLDQFLNNEQNLNQIEAAAQLMSEAINNGGKIFSCGNGGSHCDAMHFAEELTGRYRENRKALPAIAISDPSHISCVSNDFGYDFVFSRYIEGLGNEGDVLLGISTSGNSKNVLRAAEVARQKKMKVVALTGKNGGELADLVDVEIRVPHIGFADRIQEIHIKVIHILIQLIEKQTIDS from the coding sequence ATGAATAACCAGCAACTGATTTTAGAAGAATTGAAAGAAGCGGCCAAGGTATTGGACCAATTCTTAAATAATGAGCAAAACCTAAATCAGATTGAAGCTGCGGCTCAGTTAATGTCAGAGGCCATTAACAATGGCGGAAAAATCTTCTCTTGTGGTAATGGAGGCTCACACTGTGATGCCATGCATTTTGCAGAAGAACTAACAGGACGTTATCGCGAGAACAGAAAAGCACTGCCGGCCATTGCCATTTCAGACCCAAGCCATATCTCATGTGTCTCCAATGATTTTGGGTACGACTTTGTCTTTTCCAGGTACATCGAAGGCTTAGGAAATGAAGGCGATGTGTTATTGGGAATCAGTACCAGTGGAAATTCGAAGAATGTACTCAGAGCCGCTGAAGTGGCAAGACAGAAGAAGATGAAAGTCGTGGCCCTAACGGGAAAAAACGGAGGCGAATTAGCTGACCTAGTTGACGTTGAAATTCGCGTCCCCCACATTGGCTTTGCCGATCGCATTCAGGAAATTCATATCAAGGTGATTCATATTTTGATTCAACTGATAGAAAAACAGACCATTGATTCTTAG